In the Pectinatus sottacetonis genome, GTTGATGTTATTATTATGGTTAAAACCGCAGTAAACACAAAGATTATCACAATAATCAGCTATATACATGGGAGTAAACAGTTGCATTGTATAGCCAAAGTTTTTTATTGTTTCCTCACGTGAACGTCGAGCCATTGCTTCCAAATGTTTTTGAGCAGCAGGTGCCAGTAAAGTTAGAAAATCCATACGAGTTAAATGCGGCGTATTCAAAACACGTAATACATCAGTAGATGTTATTCCCGCAAAAAAGCTTTTGAAATCAAGCTGAGTATATTTTTGTTTTTCTTCTAAAAAAGATGCGGTGGTCAATTATGCTTCCTCCTTATGTAAAAAACCGGTAAGTGGAGAGGAAGCACTGGCACTGATTGTTCCCAGTACGCGGCCTATTCCAGCCAGATAAGCTGTCCGTCCGGCATCGACAGCTTTAGAAAAGGCTTGAGCCATTTTCAAAGGATCTTTGGCAGTGGCTACTGCTGTATTGACAAGTACAGCTGCAGCACCCATTTCCATACATTCAGCAGCTTCTGAAGGTTTGCCTATACCAGCATCAACAACTACAGGCAGGTCAATTTCATCGATTAATATTTGAACCAATTCTTTTGTACGCAGGCCTCTGTTAGAACCAATAGGGGCAGCAAAAGGCATTACAGCAGCAACTCCAGTGTCGCAAAGGCGTTTTGCTGTCATTAAGTCAGGGCTGATATAGGGAAGTACAGTGAACCCTTCTTTTACAAGAGTTTCAGAAGCTTTTAAAGTTTCCATATTGTCAGGCAGTAAATATCTGTTATCGGATATTACTTCTATTTTTATCCAGCTGCCACAGCCCATAGCTTTAGATAAATGGGCAATACGTATAGCTTCATCGGCGGTGCGTGCACCTGATGTATTGGGCATAAGTATTACATCATCAGGAATATAATCGAGAATGTTTTCTTCATGGGAACCTTGATTGGCACGCCGCAATGCTACTGTTACTACAGATGCATTTGCGGCATGGATGACATCAGGCATATTTCGGTTGTTAGAAAATTTACCTGTACCAATAAAAAACCGGCTTTTTAAAATTTTACCATTAATTTGTAAATTGTCATTAGTATTACTTTTTATCATTTGGAACCGCCTCCTACAAAAGTGATTATTTCTATTGAGTCATTTTCGCTAAGAAAAATATCAGG is a window encoding:
- a CDS encoding thiazole synthase, whose protein sequence is MIKSNTNDNLQINGKILKSRFFIGTGKFSNNRNMPDVIHAANASVVTVALRRANQGSHEENILDYIPDDVILMPNTSGARTADEAIRIAHLSKAMGCGSWIKIEVISDNRYLLPDNMETLKASETLVKEGFTVLPYISPDLMTAKRLCDTGVAAVMPFAAPIGSNRGLRTKELVQILIDEIDLPVVVDAGIGKPSEAAECMEMGAAAVLVNTAVATAKDPLKMAQAFSKAVDAGRTAYLAGIGRVLGTISASASSPLTGFLHKEEA